The Microbacterium sp. Nx66 genome contains a region encoding:
- a CDS encoding phage holin family protein, with translation MTDPIPTPSEQKAETTSLGDLLSEVTTDLSTLMRQELELAKAELKQSATRAGRGAGMLGGAGYGALMAVFFLSVALWWALGAYVTGLGWSAVIVAVIWAVIALVLFVMGRKQLKSIEGAPRTVDTLKRIPDAVKRNEENK, from the coding sequence ATGACCGACCCCATCCCCACACCTTCGGAGCAGAAGGCCGAGACCACATCTCTCGGCGATCTGCTCAGCGAGGTCACCACTGATCTGTCGACCCTGATGCGGCAGGAGCTGGAGTTGGCGAAGGCCGAGCTCAAGCAATCGGCCACACGCGCCGGCCGGGGGGCGGGCATGCTCGGCGGGGCCGGATACGGCGCGCTCATGGCCGTGTTCTTCCTGTCGGTGGCCCTCTGGTGGGCCCTCGGCGCCTATGTCACCGGTCTCGGCTGGTCGGCCGTGATCGTCGCCGTCATCTGGGCGGTGATCGCCCTCGTCCTGTTCGTGATGGGACGCAAGCAGTTGAAGAGCATCGAAGGGGCTCCGCGCACCGTGGACACCCTCAAGCGCATCCCTGATGCGGTGAAGAGGAATGAGGAGAACAAATGA
- a CDS encoding DUF3618 domain-containing protein: MSDSPDAIRADIERTRAEFGRDVDALADKVTPSKVVHRQTQKMKGAVRSAVDRVMGAADDAGDRLGDASSSVADAGRHTVAKAQGNPLAVGLMAFAAGLVVAAVIPASSKEKELAEDIKEKAQPLVDEATDVAKTIGQDLKEPAQEAFAAVKDEAAGAAAHVRDDATHAVDEVKGSAQDARDNVAGQS, translated from the coding sequence ATGAGCGATTCACCCGACGCGATCCGCGCCGACATCGAGCGGACCCGAGCAGAGTTCGGCAGGGACGTCGACGCTCTCGCCGACAAGGTCACCCCCTCGAAGGTCGTGCACCGGCAGACGCAGAAGATGAAGGGCGCGGTGCGCTCGGCCGTCGACCGGGTGATGGGCGCCGCCGATGACGCCGGGGACCGGCTGGGGGACGCCTCCTCCTCGGTCGCCGATGCCGGGCGGCACACCGTCGCCAAGGCCCAGGGGAATCCGCTGGCGGTGGGCCTCATGGCTTTCGCCGCCGGCCTCGTCGTGGCCGCCGTCATCCCCGCCTCCTCGAAGGAGAAGGAACTGGCCGAGGACATCAAGGAGAAGGCCCAGCCTCTCGTCGATGAGGCGACCGACGTCGCCAAGACGATCGGACAGGACCTCAAGGAGCCGGCGCAGGAGGCCTTCGCCGCCGTCAAGGATGAGGCCGCCGGCGCCGCAGCCCACGTCCGTGACGACGCGACCCACGCCGTCGACGAGGTGAAGGGCAGCGCTCAGGACGCTCGCGACAACGTCGCAGGCCAGAGCTGA
- a CDS encoding DUF5979 domain-containing protein produces the protein MSSTIALLALVGLAVPPTAHAAEWDAITSATVVEPTGEVHLYDTLRLEATWAVPDSAQPGDTFSLSFPTTPRFVGVTSSFPLRAPDGATVGTCTVAATAITCTLSDYVLTHDNVRGTLFFQMKAEETTEDDTVTFTTGDGGPITVEIPGGGVGPQRSEPAPTDATKSGVQTADGTIEWYIWVPGRLLSGERPTLSDTATPGLSVLPSTVAIGSVAVDAWNGGLFDAADFRTLTAGSDYAFTPDTDSSSFTVVFAAPAEPDRLYRVSYQTRLPADAHTGQVFSNTVSGSSFTTTTASVTASLAGGDGEGDGLGGFSVAKRITGAAAPLVPAGATFAVDYSYPGADGPVTGTLTLPVDGTDRSVGRIPVGTVVTLSEHTADAIPGVVWGTPQFRGDGVTTTDEGAQLTIGAGSVVAVELTNPATLSPPSPSTPPTTTEPPSPSTPPAPPSPPTTGLAATGGDPGGLIGLATGAVLALATGILLSRRSATHADSAPGSIGIEN, from the coding sequence GTGAGCAGCACCATCGCCCTCCTTGCGCTGGTCGGGCTCGCCGTGCCGCCGACGGCGCACGCCGCGGAGTGGGACGCCATCACCTCGGCGACGGTGGTGGAGCCGACAGGTGAGGTGCACCTGTACGACACCCTCCGCCTCGAGGCCACGTGGGCCGTCCCCGACAGCGCGCAGCCCGGAGACACTTTCTCGCTCAGCTTTCCGACGACGCCCCGCTTCGTCGGTGTCACCTCGTCCTTCCCGCTGCGAGCCCCGGACGGCGCCACCGTCGGCACGTGCACCGTCGCGGCGACCGCCATCACGTGCACGCTGAGCGACTACGTCCTCACGCACGACAACGTCCGCGGCACCCTGTTCTTCCAGATGAAGGCGGAGGAGACCACGGAAGACGACACCGTGACCTTCACCACCGGTGACGGAGGCCCGATCACCGTGGAGATCCCCGGTGGCGGCGTCGGTCCGCAGCGCTCCGAGCCGGCCCCGACGGACGCGACCAAGTCGGGCGTGCAGACCGCCGACGGGACGATCGAGTGGTACATCTGGGTGCCGGGACGCCTGCTCAGCGGCGAGCGCCCGACCCTCTCCGACACCGCGACCCCGGGGCTGAGCGTGTTGCCGAGCACCGTGGCGATCGGTTCGGTCGCCGTGGACGCCTGGAACGGCGGCCTGTTCGATGCCGCAGACTTCCGCACCCTCACAGCCGGGTCGGACTATGCCTTCACCCCGGACACTGACAGCTCCTCGTTCACAGTGGTCTTCGCCGCGCCGGCGGAGCCTGACCGCCTCTATCGCGTCTCGTACCAGACGCGCCTGCCCGCAGACGCGCACACCGGACAGGTGTTCAGCAACACCGTCTCCGGGTCGAGTTTCACGACCACCACGGCGTCCGTCACCGCGAGCCTGGCCGGAGGCGACGGCGAAGGCGACGGTCTCGGCGGCTTCTCGGTCGCGAAGCGGATCACGGGCGCGGCCGCACCCCTCGTCCCGGCCGGCGCGACATTCGCCGTCGACTACTCGTACCCCGGAGCAGACGGCCCCGTCACCGGTACCCTCACGCTGCCCGTGGACGGCACCGACCGAAGCGTCGGGCGGATTCCCGTCGGCACGGTCGTGACGCTGTCCGAGCACACCGCGGATGCCATCCCCGGCGTCGTGTGGGGAACTCCGCAGTTCCGCGGCGACGGCGTGACCACGACGGACGAAGGAGCACAGCTCACGATCGGCGCAGGGTCGGTCGTGGCTGTCGAGCTGACCAACCCGGCCACGCTCTCCCCGCCGTCCCCGAGCACGCCGCCGACCACGACGGAACCGCCGTCACCCTCGACGCCGCCGGCACCACCCTCGCCGCCGACCACGGGCCTCGCGGCCACCGGCGGCGACCCCGGCGGTCTGATCGGACTCGCCACCGGGGCGGTGCTGGCTCTCGCAACGGGGATCCTGCTCAGCCGTCGGTCCGCCACCCACGCGGACTCCGCACCCGGAAGCATCGGCATCGAGAACTGA
- the purM gene encoding phosphoribosylformylglycinamidine cyclo-ligase produces the protein MAASPTNPYSEAGVDTAAGDLAVELMKSSVRATHGPEVLGGVGGFAGLFDASALRDFRRPLLATSTDGVGTKVAIAQAIDKHDTIGQDLVGMVVDDIVVVGAKPLFMTDYIACGKVVPERIADIVRGIAEACAATGTALVGGETAEHPGLLGPRDYDVAGAATGVVEADAILGAERVQDGDAVIAVASSGLHSNGYSLVRHIITRAGISYGDNAADFGSTWGEALLEPTRLYTLPLLRLIEASGGVHALSHVTGGGIAANLARVLPQGSWVEVDRSTWSPSPVFRVLSDIAGSTLESAEGTWNLGIGFLAVVAADKKDAAIAALNAEGMPSWQVGTVGFGPRPAGEFEQGAKGVDGGAVRLVGAYADGAK, from the coding sequence GTGGCTGCCTCCCCCACCAACCCCTATTCCGAAGCCGGCGTCGACACCGCGGCGGGTGACCTCGCCGTCGAACTGATGAAGTCCTCCGTCCGTGCCACGCACGGCCCCGAGGTGCTCGGCGGTGTCGGCGGATTCGCCGGCCTGTTCGACGCCAGCGCACTGCGGGACTTCCGTCGTCCGCTGCTCGCGACCAGCACCGACGGCGTCGGCACAAAGGTCGCCATCGCGCAGGCCATCGACAAGCACGACACGATCGGCCAGGACCTCGTCGGCATGGTCGTCGACGACATCGTGGTCGTGGGCGCGAAGCCGCTCTTCATGACCGACTACATCGCCTGTGGCAAGGTCGTCCCCGAGCGCATCGCGGACATCGTGCGCGGCATCGCGGAGGCGTGCGCGGCGACGGGCACCGCCCTCGTCGGAGGTGAGACGGCGGAGCATCCCGGCCTCCTCGGTCCGCGCGACTACGACGTCGCCGGGGCGGCGACGGGCGTGGTCGAGGCCGACGCCATCCTCGGCGCCGAGCGCGTGCAGGACGGCGATGCGGTCATCGCGGTCGCCTCCAGCGGCCTGCACTCCAACGGCTACTCTCTCGTGCGTCACATCATCACCCGCGCCGGGATCTCCTACGGTGACAACGCCGCGGACTTCGGCTCGACCTGGGGCGAGGCCCTCCTCGAGCCGACCCGGCTCTACACGCTTCCGCTGCTGCGCCTGATCGAGGCCTCCGGAGGAGTCCACGCCCTGAGCCACGTCACCGGCGGGGGCATCGCCGCCAACCTCGCCCGCGTGCTGCCGCAGGGAAGCTGGGTCGAGGTCGACCGCAGCACGTGGTCGCCGAGCCCGGTCTTCCGTGTGCTGAGCGACATCGCCGGTTCCACGCTCGAGTCCGCCGAGGGCACCTGGAACCTCGGCATCGGATTCCTCGCCGTGGTGGCGGCGGACAAGAAGGACGCTGCAATCGCGGCGCTGAACGCCGAGGGCATGCCCTCCTGGCAGGTCGGCACGGTGGGCTTCGGCCCGCGTCCGGCCGGCGAATTCGAACAGGGCGCCAAGGGCGTCGATGGTGGAGCGGTGCGCCTCGTCGGCGCCTACGCGGACGGAGCGAAGTAA
- the purF gene encoding amidophosphoribosyltransferase, with translation MCGIVGMVGSAPVNQDIYDALLLLQHRGQDATGIATAEANGVMHNAKAQGMVREAFRTRDMRGLLGNVGLGHVRYATKGTASSEEEMQPFYVNAPYGIILIHNGNLTNTRELAADMAQRDRRHLNSSSDTELLLNVLAGELQTTTSTVDLDPDRIFEAVARTHDRIEGAYAVIAVIANYGLLAFRDPFGIRPLILGRRPSTVVGAEGKDEWVVASESLVLENGDYEVVREVEPGEAVFITNDGELFSQQCATAATLAPCAFEYVYLARPDSVMNGISVYESRLRMGDKLADTIAKHVPMDKIDVVMPIPDSSRPAAMEVARKLGIEYREGFYKNRYVGRTFIMPGQAVRKKSVRQKLNAMSTEFQGKNVLLIDDSIVRGTTSKEIIQMARDAGAASVTFASAAPPVRHPHVYGINMPSRHELIAHGRTIPEIAEELGCDHLVYQEVDDLKAAITEGSALEDLDMSCFDGRYVTGTVTDEYLAWVEGSQTS, from the coding sequence ATGTGCGGCATCGTCGGAATGGTGGGCTCTGCCCCGGTCAATCAGGACATCTACGACGCCCTCCTGCTGCTGCAGCATCGCGGGCAGGACGCGACGGGCATCGCGACCGCCGAGGCGAACGGCGTCATGCACAACGCCAAGGCTCAGGGGATGGTGCGCGAGGCGTTCCGCACCCGTGACATGCGCGGCCTGCTGGGCAACGTCGGCCTCGGCCACGTCCGCTACGCCACCAAGGGCACCGCGTCCAGCGAAGAGGAGATGCAGCCGTTCTACGTGAACGCGCCCTACGGCATCATCCTCATCCACAACGGCAACCTCACGAACACGCGCGAGCTCGCCGCCGACATGGCACAGCGCGACCGCCGGCACCTGAACTCGTCGAGCGACACCGAGCTGCTGCTCAACGTGCTCGCCGGTGAGCTGCAGACCACGACCTCCACGGTCGACCTCGACCCCGACCGGATCTTCGAGGCCGTCGCCCGCACGCATGACCGCATCGAGGGCGCGTACGCCGTGATCGCCGTGATCGCCAACTACGGCCTGCTCGCGTTCCGGGATCCGTTCGGCATCCGTCCGCTGATCCTGGGTCGTCGCCCTTCGACCGTCGTCGGCGCTGAGGGCAAGGACGAGTGGGTCGTGGCGAGCGAGTCGCTCGTGCTCGAGAACGGCGACTACGAGGTCGTGCGCGAGGTCGAGCCCGGAGAGGCCGTCTTCATCACGAACGACGGCGAGCTGTTCTCCCAGCAGTGCGCCACCGCCGCGACGCTCGCACCCTGTGCGTTCGAGTACGTCTACCTCGCCCGTCCGGACTCGGTCATGAACGGCATCTCGGTGTACGAGTCGCGCCTGCGGATGGGCGACAAGCTCGCCGACACGATCGCGAAGCACGTGCCGATGGACAAGATCGACGTGGTCATGCCGATCCCCGACTCGTCTCGTCCCGCGGCCATGGAGGTCGCCCGCAAGCTCGGCATCGAGTACCGCGAGGGCTTCTACAAGAACCGCTACGTCGGCCGCACCTTCATCATGCCGGGGCAGGCGGTGCGCAAGAAGAGCGTCCGCCAGAAGCTCAACGCCATGTCGACGGAGTTCCAGGGCAAGAACGTGCTCCTGATCGACGACTCCATCGTGCGCGGCACCACCTCGAAGGAGATCATCCAGATGGCCCGGGATGCCGGAGCCGCCTCGGTGACGTTCGCCTCCGCCGCCCCGCCGGTCCGGCACCCGCACGTGTACGGCATCAACATGCCGTCGCGGCACGAGCTCATCGCCCATGGCCGCACGATCCCGGAGATCGCGGAGGAGCTGGGCTGCGACCACCTCGTGTACCAGGAGGTCGACGACCTGAAGGCCGCGATCACCGAGGGCTCCGCGCTGGAAGACCTCGACATGAGCTGCTTCGACGGCCGCTACGTCACCGGCACCGTCACCGACGAGTACCTCGCCTGGGTGGAGGGGTCGCAGACCTCTTGA
- a CDS encoding MFS transporter, which yields MSGSLSSPQGRPLWQGRALALIGIVLVAFSLRSAVASLSPVLDHVAEDFPVAPVIVGLIGAAPPVCFALFGLLTPLFERRFGLERMAVAAIVLMAAGMLLRGLAPDSWSLLAATAVVFAGVGSGNVLLPPLVKKYFADRLGVMMTAYSTTLAVSTFLPPLVAVPVADSLGWRISLGMWGVVAALALVPWVTLLVRSRGDDRPVPTELLVPDPTDGVDDVRDAVAASTGPITTQSASPRVFGRLWRLPLAWALALVFGTSSTMAYVAFAWLPTILVDLGGVTPATAGFLLSLFALVGLPCSMLVPVLVVRFQATRPLFFVAVVAGLVGLAGLLLFPTVALPLWVAIFGLTAIMFPLSLVLLSIRARTPESAVALSGFVQSIGYAIAAVFPLLVGLLHDTSGGWQVPLLVVAGVLVVSVPAGIIAGRRRTIEDEWERRHGRW from the coding sequence ATGTCCGGGTCCCTGAGCTCGCCGCAGGGCCGACCCCTCTGGCAGGGGCGCGCCCTCGCGTTGATCGGGATCGTGCTGGTCGCGTTCTCGCTGCGGTCGGCCGTCGCCTCGCTCTCTCCGGTCCTGGACCACGTCGCCGAGGACTTCCCGGTGGCCCCCGTGATCGTGGGGTTGATCGGCGCCGCTCCGCCCGTGTGCTTCGCGCTGTTCGGGCTGCTGACCCCGCTGTTCGAGCGCCGGTTCGGGCTGGAGCGGATGGCGGTCGCGGCGATCGTGCTGATGGCGGCGGGCATGCTGCTGCGCGGCCTCGCCCCCGACTCCTGGAGTCTGCTCGCGGCGACCGCGGTCGTGTTCGCCGGCGTGGGGTCGGGCAACGTCCTGCTGCCGCCGCTGGTCAAGAAGTACTTCGCCGACCGGCTCGGCGTCATGATGACGGCGTACTCCACGACGCTCGCGGTCTCGACCTTCCTGCCGCCGCTGGTCGCCGTCCCCGTCGCCGACTCGCTCGGGTGGCGGATCTCGCTGGGTATGTGGGGCGTGGTGGCCGCACTCGCCCTCGTGCCGTGGGTCACGCTGCTGGTGCGCTCCCGCGGTGACGACCGCCCGGTGCCGACGGAGCTCCTGGTCCCTGACCCCACCGACGGCGTGGACGATGTGCGCGACGCGGTCGCCGCCTCGACGGGGCCGATCACGACACAGTCGGCGAGTCCCCGTGTCTTCGGCCGGCTCTGGCGGCTGCCGCTGGCGTGGGCGCTCGCCCTCGTGTTCGGCACGTCGTCGACCATGGCCTATGTCGCCTTCGCCTGGCTGCCGACCATCCTCGTGGACCTCGGCGGCGTGACCCCGGCGACGGCCGGCTTCCTGCTCTCGCTGTTCGCGCTGGTCGGCCTGCCGTGCTCCATGCTCGTGCCGGTGCTGGTCGTGCGGTTCCAGGCGACCCGCCCGCTGTTCTTCGTTGCCGTGGTCGCCGGCCTCGTCGGGCTCGCCGGCCTGCTGCTCTTCCCGACCGTCGCGCTGCCGCTGTGGGTGGCGATCTTCGGGCTCACCGCGATCATGTTCCCGCTGAGCCTCGTGCTCCTGAGCATCCGCGCGCGTACGCCGGAGAGCGCCGTCGCCCTCAGCGGCTTCGTGCAGAGCATCGGCTACGCGATCGCGGCGGTGTTCCCGCTCCTCGTCGGCCTTCTCCACGACACCAGCGGCGGGTGGCAGGTGCCGCTTCTCGTGGTGGCGGGGGTGCTGGTCGTCTCGGTGCCCGCGGGGATCATCGCCGGTCGCCGCCGCACGATCGAGGACGAGTGGGAGCGGCGTCACGGCCGCTGGTGA
- a CDS encoding LacI family DNA-binding transcriptional regulator → MSPRRPKDDRAPSQVDVARLAGVSTQTVSRVMSGQDNVRPDTARRVLAAVEELGYRVHAAAASLASGRTRVLGVIVVSTDRYSSAALGVGIQQAAAANGYTVTTAAVADHASDDAFLEAFDRLERQGAEGIILGVPIALDTPAMRARTERTPATRSERTSLEEDAPLAVDQRAIARLAVEHLLDLGHETVWHVSGDDYWTETQQRSEAWEQTLRERGIVPPPVIPADWTPESGYRAGRTIAAIPEATAVFVSSDEMAFGLIRALHEAGRSVPEDISVVSVDDIALAAYASPALTTVRQPFEAMGRAAALRLITQIEGHDPVGEMPSTDPQLIVRSSTAPPRVTTPESSKPLRQR, encoded by the coding sequence ATGTCCCCTCGCCGCCCGAAAGACGACCGCGCCCCCAGCCAGGTCGACGTCGCCCGCCTCGCCGGCGTCTCCACGCAGACCGTCTCGCGCGTCATGTCCGGGCAGGACAACGTCCGCCCCGACACCGCGCGACGGGTGCTGGCCGCCGTCGAGGAACTCGGTTACCGGGTGCACGCCGCAGCCGCGTCGCTCGCATCGGGACGCACGCGCGTGCTCGGCGTGATCGTCGTCTCGACGGACCGCTACTCCTCCGCCGCGCTCGGCGTCGGCATCCAACAGGCCGCGGCGGCGAACGGCTACACCGTGACCACCGCCGCGGTGGCAGACCACGCCTCGGACGACGCCTTCCTCGAGGCCTTCGACCGCCTGGAGCGGCAGGGTGCGGAGGGCATCATCCTCGGCGTGCCCATCGCCCTGGACACACCGGCGATGCGGGCGCGCACCGAACGGACGCCCGCCACCCGCAGCGAGCGCACCTCCCTGGAGGAGGACGCCCCGCTCGCGGTCGACCAGCGCGCGATCGCCCGGCTCGCCGTGGAGCACCTCCTCGACCTCGGCCACGAGACCGTGTGGCACGTCTCGGGCGACGACTACTGGACGGAGACGCAGCAGCGCAGCGAGGCCTGGGAGCAGACGCTCCGCGAGCGCGGCATCGTCCCGCCGCCGGTGATCCCGGCGGACTGGACCCCGGAGTCCGGGTACCGGGCCGGGCGCACCATCGCCGCGATCCCTGAGGCGACCGCGGTCTTCGTCAGCAGCGACGAGATGGCGTTCGGCCTCATCCGCGCCCTGCACGAGGCCGGGCGCAGCGTGCCGGAGGACATCTCCGTCGTGAGCGTCGACGACATCGCCCTCGCCGCGTACGCCTCCCCCGCCCTGACGACCGTCCGTCAGCCGTTCGAGGCCATGGGCCGCGCTGCCGCCCTGCGGCTCATCACCCAGATCGAGGGCCACGACCCGGTCGGCGAGATGCCCTCCACCGACCCGCAGCTCATCGTGCGCTCCTCGACCGCCCCACCTCGCGTCACGACGCCAGAAAGCTCAAAGCCCCTGCGACAACGATGA
- a CDS encoding glycoside hydrolase family 35 protein, whose product MSDLLAAASDGSTTAVAAPADAAASGAPALSWREGEILRDGVPHRILSGSIHYFRVHPDQWEDRLRRLAAMGANTVDTYVAWNFHERVEGDIRFDGWRDVERFVRLAGEVGLDVFLRPSPYICAEWSNGGLPFWLTGRVSALRTSDPAFLAAVDAWYDALLPRLVPLQAAYGGPIVAIQIENEYGSFGSDAAYLAHLRDGLRRRGMVEMLTTADGITPDMIAHGSVPGAMTTFTFGTGVPVAASLRRHGEALMCSELWGGWFDHWGERHHVRSAESMGGTIRELLDEGGSVSLYMAHGGTNFGLWNGANHDLVLQPTVTSYDSDAPIGEDGTLGEKFHALRALFAPFHADGLPPVPDQPRRQSATSAPLERRASLLDVVRATPAAGGLSPRPLTFEQLGAEDGLVAYEADVSFPDEATLTVDGLHDRAVVFLDDRRLGVLERDGETSLALPVDGGSGRLALVVESLGRINYGPYTGEGKGIMRGVMIGRRLVNGWTHRLLPQTAPAVDAAAVGGVDGLAVAALDVAEPLDAWLAFPGGGKGLVWLNGFLLGRYWSVGPQETLYAPAPLWRTGRNEIVVLDTDGLGATVEIREAPSFGETEEFIGS is encoded by the coding sequence ATGTCCGACCTTCTCGCCGCGGCTTCCGACGGCTCGACCACCGCCGTCGCCGCGCCGGCAGACGCCGCTGCCTCCGGCGCTCCCGCCCTGTCCTGGCGCGAGGGGGAGATCCTCCGCGACGGTGTGCCCCACCGCATCCTGTCGGGCTCGATCCACTACTTCCGCGTCCACCCCGACCAGTGGGAGGACCGCCTGCGCCGGCTCGCCGCGATGGGCGCGAACACGGTCGACACCTACGTCGCCTGGAACTTCCACGAGCGGGTCGAGGGGGACATCCGCTTCGACGGCTGGCGCGACGTCGAGCGCTTCGTGCGGCTGGCCGGCGAGGTCGGCCTCGACGTCTTCCTCCGACCGAGCCCCTACATCTGCGCGGAGTGGTCCAACGGCGGGCTGCCCTTCTGGCTCACCGGCAGGGTCTCGGCGCTGCGGACGAGCGATCCCGCGTTCCTCGCCGCCGTCGACGCCTGGTACGACGCGCTGCTCCCGCGGCTCGTGCCCCTGCAGGCGGCCTACGGCGGGCCGATCGTGGCGATCCAGATCGAGAACGAGTACGGATCGTTCGGCAGCGACGCCGCCTACCTCGCCCACCTGCGTGACGGGCTCCGGCGACGGGGCATGGTGGAGATGCTGACGACCGCGGACGGGATCACTCCGGACATGATCGCGCACGGGAGCGTGCCGGGTGCGATGACGACGTTCACGTTCGGCACCGGGGTGCCGGTGGCGGCCTCCCTGCGTCGGCACGGGGAGGCGCTCATGTGCAGCGAGCTCTGGGGCGGCTGGTTCGACCACTGGGGCGAGCGGCACCACGTGCGTTCGGCGGAGAGCATGGGCGGGACGATCCGGGAGCTCCTCGACGAGGGCGGCTCGGTCAGCCTCTACATGGCGCACGGGGGCACCAACTTCGGCCTGTGGAACGGTGCGAACCACGACCTCGTGCTGCAGCCCACGGTGACCAGCTACGACTCCGATGCCCCGATCGGCGAGGACGGCACGCTCGGGGAGAAGTTCCATGCGCTTCGCGCGCTCTTCGCCCCCTTCCACGCCGACGGACTGCCGCCCGTGCCCGACCAGCCGCGGCGGCAGTCCGCGACCTCCGCGCCTCTGGAGCGGCGAGCGAGCCTGCTCGACGTGGTCCGGGCGACCCCTGCCGCGGGCGGGCTCTCGCCGCGCCCGCTGACCTTCGAGCAGCTCGGAGCGGAGGACGGCCTCGTGGCCTACGAGGCCGACGTGTCGTTCCCGGACGAGGCGACACTGACCGTCGACGGCCTGCACGATCGTGCGGTCGTCTTCCTCGACGACCGCCGCCTCGGTGTGCTCGAGCGGGACGGCGAGACGTCCCTCGCTCTCCCGGTGGACGGCGGTTCCGGTCGGCTGGCGCTCGTCGTCGAGAGCCTCGGGCGCATCAACTACGGGCCGTACACCGGCGAGGGCAAGGGCATCATGCGCGGCGTGATGATCGGCCGCCGTCTCGTGAACGGCTGGACGCATCGCCTCCTGCCGCAGACGGCACCGGCGGTGGACGCCGCTGCCGTGGGCGGGGTGGACGGCCTCGCCGTCGCCGCGCTGGACGTCGCCGAACCCCTGGACGCGTGGCTCGCCTTCCCCGGTGGCGGCAAGGGCCTGGTGTGGCTGAACGGATTCCTGCTCGGACGCTACTGGAGCGTGGGCCCGCAGGAGACGCTCTACGCCCCCGCGCCGTTGTGGCGTACCGGGCGCAACGAGATCGTGGTGCTCGACACCGACGGCCTCGGTGCGACCGTGGAGATCCGGGAGGCGCCGTCCTTCGGGGAGACCGAGGAGTTCATCGGCTCCTGA